In the genome of Altererythrobacter sp. TH136, one region contains:
- a CDS encoding DUF87 domain-containing protein gives MQNQIDLGADAAGKSVTLDVEELLATRLLVQGNSGSGKSHLLRRLLEKSAGIVQQIVIDPEGDFVSLAEAFGHVVIDGAAYSDTEVARLAARAREHRASVVLALDGLEIDNQMRCAAVFLSALFDAPDKHWYPALVIVDEAQLFAPSASGDVSDEARRSSLAAMTNLMCRGRKRGLAGIIATQRLAKLAKNVAAEASNFLMGRTFLDIDMIRAADLLGMERRQAEQIRDLERGHFVGLGPAISRRPVTVRVGDVQTRAKSTVAGLTPPPLATGEDMASLLHAPPEVPPAQAELWSAAAPNRATAAALQEHIADQTAPTPGYPEVTLSGDECASVMREVLDEMSGEDGSTFLPSATLFQDFTVRCRMRGLKDHGLDAAQFRKSFAQSLAGVTLDDPHGQDARLLALAETIPEELLTPFLAIGKAAIDGRPCPDDEALAILYGTRSVGRARRMLEHLEKTDLVVVRTDYAGRRAVAIPQLNLATALA, from the coding sequence GTTGCTGGTGCAGGGCAACAGCGGCTCGGGCAAATCGCATTTGCTGCGTCGGCTGCTCGAGAAAAGTGCAGGGATCGTCCAGCAGATCGTCATTGATCCCGAAGGCGACTTCGTGAGCCTGGCTGAAGCGTTCGGCCACGTGGTCATCGACGGAGCCGCCTATTCCGATACCGAAGTTGCCCGCCTTGCCGCGCGAGCGCGCGAGCACCGCGCGTCAGTCGTCCTCGCCTTGGATGGGCTGGAAATCGATAACCAAATGCGCTGTGCGGCGGTCTTCCTGAGCGCATTGTTCGACGCTCCCGACAAGCATTGGTATCCAGCGCTCGTGATCGTGGACGAGGCGCAACTGTTTGCCCCGTCCGCATCGGGTGACGTCAGTGACGAGGCTCGTCGCAGTTCGCTCGCCGCCATGACCAACCTGATGTGCCGGGGCCGCAAGCGTGGTCTTGCCGGGATCATCGCCACCCAGCGGCTGGCGAAACTGGCGAAAAACGTCGCTGCCGAAGCGTCCAATTTTCTGATGGGCCGGACCTTCCTCGACATCGACATGATCCGGGCGGCAGACCTGCTGGGTATGGAACGGCGGCAGGCGGAGCAGATCCGGGACCTCGAGCGTGGTCACTTCGTGGGGCTCGGCCCCGCGATCAGCCGCCGCCCGGTGACCGTGCGAGTGGGTGACGTGCAAACCCGCGCCAAGTCCACCGTAGCGGGGCTGACGCCGCCACCGCTCGCCACTGGCGAAGACATGGCAAGTCTTCTTCACGCCCCGCCAGAGGTTCCGCCGGCTCAAGCGGAATTGTGGAGCGCGGCTGCGCCAAACCGCGCGACGGCCGCTGCGCTTCAGGAGCATATCGCCGACCAGACAGCCCCGACACCCGGCTATCCGGAAGTGACGCTGTCCGGTGACGAGTGCGCCAGCGTCATGCGCGAAGTGTTGGACGAGATGAGCGGCGAGGATGGCTCGACGTTCCTTCCGTCGGCTACCTTGTTTCAGGACTTCACGGTGCGCTGCCGCATGCGCGGCCTGAAGGATCATGGGCTGGACGCCGCCCAGTTCCGAAAGAGCTTTGCGCAGTCGCTCGCAGGGGTGACCCTGGACGACCCGCATGGACAGGACGCGCGCCTGCTCGCGCTAGCAGAAACAATTCCCGAAGAGCTTCTCACCCCATTCCTCGCGATCGGAAAGGCGGCGATCGACGGCAGGCCGTGTCCGGATGACGAGGCGCTTGCCATTCTCTACGGCACCCGCTCGGTAGGGCGCGCGAGGCGGATGCTGGAGCATCTCGAAAAGACCGATCTCGTGGTCGTGCGAACGGACTACGCAGGGCGGCGGGCGGTCGCGATTCCCCAGCTCAATCTGGCGACCGCGCTGGCTTAG